Proteins encoded together in one Stigmatella aurantiaca window:
- a CDS encoding hybrid sensor histidine kinase/response regulator, which produces MQIILLRMPPAMGEALEQQLHAQRAHGVDCEVVQAPGLETLPDLLPPGLVVVWDAGGPLEELAACCRQLDARRVFARTQLLVLTQRDDAGCEALAEAGADECLAPPGGLWGARLKVLQRRLKPQGEMPAAMSPQEFRRASLEQSFQSLMSGLAAAEGDELFRGLVAQLGSAFHGTGALVGVLTQDQEQLRTLAFWSGDRFEENLTFALQGTVHQEILLRGSVQVPEGIQGRFPGDPTLPRLGAQACLGVGLRDAQGRAIGVLAVGGRGALLADRKDQTLFEVFAARAEAELGRLRAEAELVRTRVFLRTFLEAVPDPIFIKDRAHRWILVNAAFAQALGLPMEKLVGRSDYDLIPAHEAGLFWERDEQVFSSGRANEFEERLTDPSGNTRIIITKKAPFTLMNGEPFLIGVIRDITEARRMETQLRLSERMASVGTLAAGVAHEINNPLAYISSNLAFLAEQLEQEELPAGLRAEMRDAVLESLEGTRRVRLIVQDLKSFSRSDDDSRGPVDVHRVIQGSLRLVRNELEHRARLSQEFRPVPAVLGNESRLAQVIVNLLVNAVQALPSERAVQDNRIHVAAWHEAEWVCIEVEDNGQGIAPEVQRHIFDPFFTTKPVGVGTGLGLSICNTIIQSMGGSIEVESTPSEGSTFRLRLPVLVAPGGEAEPPPEPPLPRKGPRRRVLLIDDEPSVGAAVRRLLHAYHEVHAVQDAREALQLLLRGEHYDAILCDVMMKGMSGVDFILELESRAPELVRHTGLMSAGLFSEQARAFIASRELNFLRKPFEREGLRLFVEHLCG; this is translated from the coding sequence GTGCAGATCATCCTGTTGCGGATGCCACCAGCGATGGGCGAGGCGCTCGAACAGCAGCTGCACGCCCAGCGGGCGCACGGGGTGGACTGCGAGGTGGTTCAGGCCCCGGGACTGGAGACGCTGCCGGATCTGCTCCCCCCCGGCCTCGTGGTGGTGTGGGACGCGGGAGGGCCGCTGGAGGAGCTGGCCGCCTGCTGCCGCCAGCTCGATGCGCGCCGCGTCTTCGCGCGGACCCAGCTGCTCGTCCTGACCCAGCGGGATGACGCCGGGTGCGAGGCCCTGGCCGAGGCGGGCGCCGATGAGTGCCTGGCCCCTCCGGGAGGCCTCTGGGGCGCCCGGCTCAAGGTGCTCCAGCGGCGGCTGAAGCCCCAGGGCGAGATGCCCGCGGCGATGAGCCCCCAGGAGTTTCGCCGCGCCAGCCTGGAGCAGTCCTTCCAGTCGCTGATGAGCGGGCTGGCGGCCGCGGAGGGGGATGAGCTGTTCCGGGGCCTGGTGGCCCAGCTGGGCTCGGCGTTTCATGGCACGGGCGCCCTGGTGGGCGTGCTGACCCAGGACCAGGAGCAGCTCCGCACGCTCGCGTTCTGGAGCGGCGACCGCTTCGAGGAGAACCTCACCTTTGCCCTCCAGGGCACCGTGCACCAGGAAATCCTGCTTCGGGGCTCCGTTCAGGTCCCGGAAGGGATTCAAGGGCGCTTTCCCGGGGACCCGACCCTGCCGAGGCTCGGGGCCCAGGCCTGCCTGGGGGTGGGGTTGAGGGATGCGCAGGGACGGGCCATCGGGGTGCTGGCCGTGGGTGGGCGGGGGGCGCTGCTCGCGGACCGCAAGGACCAGACCCTGTTCGAGGTCTTCGCCGCCCGCGCGGAGGCCGAGCTGGGGCGGCTGCGCGCGGAGGCCGAGCTGGTGCGCACGCGCGTCTTCCTGCGGACCTTCCTGGAGGCGGTGCCGGATCCAATCTTCATCAAGGACCGCGCCCACCGGTGGATCCTCGTGAACGCCGCGTTCGCCCAGGCCCTGGGCCTGCCCATGGAGAAGCTGGTGGGCAGGTCCGATTATGATCTCATCCCCGCGCACGAGGCCGGACTCTTCTGGGAGCGGGACGAGCAGGTGTTCTCCTCCGGCCGGGCGAACGAGTTCGAGGAGCGCCTGACGGACCCCTCCGGCAACACCCGCATCATTATTACGAAGAAGGCGCCCTTCACCTTGATGAACGGCGAGCCGTTCCTCATCGGCGTCATCCGGGACATCACCGAGGCCCGGCGGATGGAGACCCAGCTGCGGCTGTCGGAGCGGATGGCCTCGGTGGGCACGCTGGCGGCCGGGGTGGCGCACGAAATCAACAACCCGCTGGCCTACATCTCCTCCAACCTGGCGTTCCTGGCCGAGCAGCTCGAGCAGGAGGAGCTGCCCGCGGGGCTCCGGGCCGAGATGCGCGATGCGGTGCTGGAGTCCCTGGAGGGCACCCGGCGGGTGCGGCTCATCGTCCAGGATCTCAAGTCCTTCTCGCGCTCGGATGACGACAGCCGGGGGCCCGTCGATGTCCACCGCGTCATCCAGGGCTCCCTCCGGCTGGTGCGCAATGAGCTGGAGCACCGGGCACGGCTCTCCCAGGAGTTCCGCCCCGTGCCGGCCGTGCTGGGCAACGAGTCGCGGCTGGCCCAGGTCATCGTCAACCTCCTGGTGAACGCGGTGCAGGCCTTGCCCTCCGAGCGCGCGGTCCAGGACAACCGCATCCACGTCGCGGCCTGGCACGAGGCGGAGTGGGTGTGCATCGAGGTGGAGGACAACGGCCAGGGGATCGCGCCCGAGGTCCAGCGGCACATCTTCGACCCGTTCTTCACCACCAAGCCGGTGGGGGTGGGCACGGGGCTGGGCCTGTCCATCTGCAACACCATCATCCAGAGCATGGGAGGCTCCATCGAGGTCGAGAGCACGCCTTCCGAGGGGAGCACCTTCCGCCTGCGCCTGCCCGTCCTGGTGGCGCCCGGTGGGGAGGCCGAGCCGCCGCCGGAGCCGCCCCTTCCCCGGAAAGGGCCCCGCCGGCGCGTGCTCCTCATCGATGATGAGCCCTCGGTGGGGGCGGCCGTGCGCCGCTTGCTGCACGCCTACCACGAGGTCCACGCGGTCCAGGATGCGCGCGAGGCGCTTCAGCTCCTCCTCCGGGGGGAGCACTACGATGCCATCCTGTGTGATGTGATGATGAAGGGGATGAGCGGCGTGGACTTCATTCTGGAGCTGGAGAGCCGCGCGCCCGAGCTGGTCCGGCACACGGGCCTCATGTCCGCGGGGCTCTTCTCCGAGCAGGCCCGTGCGTTCATCGCCTCGCGCGAGCTCAACTTTCTGCGCAAGCCCTTCGAGCGCGAGGGGTTGCGGTTGTTCGTGGAGCACCTGTGCGGCTGA
- a CDS encoding cytochrome-c peroxidase: protein MNDWTRNMMAPLPAALVALGLLAGTGCSRETPVPPAPPVPAVAEALPADPPAPRRAPLDAAKLMLAFKPAPRKAAPAPVDSEARIALGRMLFFDPRLSKNHDISCNSCHGLDTFGVDNKPLSDGHRGQKGTRNSPTVYNAAGHIAQFWDGRAASLEAQAEGPLFNPVEMALPDDRRLVETLASIPEYQKRFRRAFPGEKQPITRATVTQAIAAFERQLTTPSRFDAFLEGDAGALTAQERRGLETFVAVGCTTCHNGRAVGGTSFQKLGLIEPWPHVADAGRFEVTKDEEDLNKFRVPTLRNVEKTAPYLHSGSVQALPEMVRLMARHQLGQTLPEPDVEDVVAFLRSLTGQLPQQYISAPELPKSTPRTPKPDPS, encoded by the coding sequence ATGAACGACTGGACCCGGAACATGATGGCCCCGCTGCCCGCGGCACTGGTGGCGCTGGGGCTGCTGGCCGGGACGGGCTGTTCCCGGGAAACCCCCGTGCCCCCGGCGCCCCCCGTCCCCGCGGTGGCCGAGGCCCTGCCGGCGGACCCGCCCGCCCCGAGGCGGGCCCCCCTGGATGCCGCGAAGCTGATGCTGGCCTTCAAGCCCGCGCCGAGGAAGGCCGCGCCCGCCCCCGTGGACTCCGAGGCCCGGATTGCCCTGGGGCGCATGCTCTTCTTCGACCCGCGGCTGTCCAAGAACCACGACATCTCCTGCAACTCGTGCCACGGCCTGGACACGTTCGGCGTGGACAACAAGCCGCTGTCCGATGGGCACCGGGGCCAGAAGGGGACGCGCAACTCGCCCACCGTCTACAACGCCGCGGGCCACATCGCGCAGTTCTGGGACGGCCGTGCCGCCTCCCTGGAAGCCCAGGCCGAAGGGCCGCTCTTCAACCCCGTGGAGATGGCGCTGCCGGATGACCGGCGGCTCGTGGAGACCCTGGCCTCCATTCCGGAGTACCAGAAGCGCTTCCGGCGGGCGTTTCCCGGCGAGAAGCAGCCCATCACGCGCGCCACGGTGACGCAGGCCATCGCCGCGTTCGAGCGCCAGCTCACCACCCCCTCGCGCTTCGATGCCTTCCTGGAGGGAGACGCAGGCGCGCTCACCGCGCAGGAGCGCCGCGGGCTGGAGACCTTCGTCGCGGTGGGCTGCACCACGTGCCACAACGGCAGGGCGGTGGGCGGCACCTCCTTCCAGAAGCTGGGCCTCATCGAGCCCTGGCCGCACGTGGCCGACGCGGGCCGGTTCGAGGTGACGAAGGACGAGGAGGACCTCAACAAGTTCCGGGTCCCCACGCTGCGCAACGTGGAGAAGACGGCGCCGTACCTCCACAGCGGCTCGGTCCAGGCGCTGCCCGAGATGGTGCGGCTGATGGCCCGGCACCAGCTCGGCCAGACGCTCCCGGAGCCGGACGTGGAGGATGTGGTGGCCTTCCTCCGGAGCCTCACCGGGCAGCTGCCCCAGCAGTACATCTCCGCCCCCGAGCTGCCGAAGAGCACGCCCCGGACGCCCAAGCCCGACCCGTCATGA
- a CDS encoding YqiA/YcfP family alpha/beta fold hydrolase → MNVEHPLPPGPRWLYLHGFASGPESAKGVALAAHFARQGVHLERLNMRQPSLEHLRLSAMMRTVREAIGTERDRAVLFGSSLGGLTASRVAEEDARVCALVLLAPAFQMGTQVRRNLGTEAMRRWETQGWLEVHDYAEKRPARVDFGFIQDMEAVEARAGRWPDVRVPTLLIHGREDTTTAIEFSRDWARGKPHVRLVEVEDGHELMASLELIQSEVDAFLRPFRVSVPAPA, encoded by the coding sequence ATGAACGTCGAGCACCCTCTGCCCCCGGGCCCCCGCTGGCTCTACCTGCACGGTTTTGCCTCGGGGCCCGAGTCCGCCAAGGGGGTGGCGCTCGCGGCCCACTTCGCGCGCCAGGGCGTCCACCTGGAGCGGTTGAACATGCGCCAACCCTCCCTGGAGCACCTGCGCCTGAGCGCGATGATGCGCACGGTGCGCGAGGCCATCGGCACGGAGCGGGACCGGGCCGTGCTGTTCGGCTCCAGCCTGGGGGGGCTCACCGCCAGCCGCGTGGCGGAGGAGGACGCGCGCGTGTGCGCGCTCGTGCTCCTGGCCCCGGCCTTCCAGATGGGGACGCAGGTGCGGCGCAACCTGGGCACGGAGGCCATGCGCCGCTGGGAGACGCAGGGCTGGCTGGAAGTCCACGACTACGCGGAGAAGCGTCCGGCCCGGGTGGACTTCGGCTTCATCCAGGACATGGAGGCCGTGGAAGCGCGCGCGGGCCGCTGGCCGGATGTCCGCGTGCCCACGCTCCTCATCCACGGCCGCGAGGACACGACGACCGCCATCGAGTTCTCCCGGGACTGGGCGCGCGGCAAGCCGCACGTCCGGCTCGTGGAAGTCGAAGACGGGCATGAGCTGATGGCTTCGTTGGAGCTCATCCAGTCCGAGGTCGATGCGTTCCTTCGGCCTTTTCGTGTTTCGGTGCCGGCGCCTGCCTGA
- a CDS encoding RluA family pseudouridine synthase, with the protein MRLNPGATRKLAVARDAAGERLDKHLSKHVPGLSLERARQLIAQGHVRIRGKTCQPTRKLWGGEEIELSLPAPRAPQGPAVEGPPLPVLHDDSQLVIVNKPAGLVVEPGGGAPSVVELLAAQRPPFDVEGVALPGVVHRLDRETSGCLMFARTDAAAAALDLAFQQKRVDKRYWTLVLGAPPEQGRLEGPYGRDPRDPRKFTTRVKSARRAALSFEVRERLSGAALLEVQLETGRTHQIRVQLSEAGFPVLGDGIYGPAEARAHPAAQAIGRQALHALRLALPHPSTGAAVRVEAPLPEDFAKALALLRDAGP; encoded by the coding sequence GTGCGGCTGAATCCTGGAGCGACCCGGAAGCTGGCGGTGGCGCGTGACGCCGCGGGCGAGCGGCTCGACAAGCACCTCTCGAAGCACGTGCCCGGGCTCTCGCTGGAGCGGGCCCGCCAGCTCATCGCCCAGGGGCATGTGCGCATCCGCGGCAAGACGTGTCAGCCCACGCGCAAGCTCTGGGGTGGGGAGGAGATCGAGCTCTCCCTGCCGGCGCCCCGTGCCCCCCAGGGGCCCGCGGTGGAGGGGCCCCCGCTGCCCGTGCTGCATGATGACTCGCAGCTGGTCATCGTGAACAAGCCCGCGGGGCTGGTGGTGGAGCCCGGGGGGGGAGCCCCCTCGGTGGTGGAGCTGCTCGCGGCGCAGCGGCCCCCGTTCGATGTGGAGGGCGTGGCCCTGCCTGGGGTCGTTCACCGGCTGGACCGTGAGACGAGCGGCTGTCTCATGTTCGCGCGCACCGATGCGGCCGCGGCGGCGCTCGACCTGGCCTTCCAGCAGAAGCGCGTGGACAAGCGCTACTGGACCCTCGTGCTGGGAGCGCCCCCGGAGCAGGGGCGGCTGGAGGGACCCTATGGCCGGGACCCCAGGGATCCCCGGAAGTTCACCACGCGCGTGAAGTCCGCGCGCCGGGCAGCGCTGTCCTTCGAGGTCCGCGAGCGGCTGAGCGGCGCGGCGCTGCTGGAGGTTCAGCTGGAGACAGGGCGCACCCATCAGATCCGCGTCCAGCTCTCCGAGGCGGGCTTCCCGGTGCTGGGCGATGGCATCTACGGGCCCGCGGAGGCCCGCGCCCACCCGGCGGCCCAGGCCATCGGCCGTCAGGCCCTGCACGCGCTGCGCTTGGCGCTGCCTCACCCCTCGACGGGAGCTGCGGTGCGGGTGGAGGCCCCGCTGCCGGAGGACTTCGCGAAGGCGCTGGCCCTGCTGCGCGATGCGGGGCCCTGA
- a CDS encoding YfiM family protein translates to MNGTAARFVWLTLWLWAAPGFAAGSGDAWFGPDKPKHFVATLGLAGVGYGAGALLFESPRARWLSGAGLGLGVGLGKEVYDAGRGGRFSSKDLVWDAVGTATGLGLSWLIDGLLSRRQSSVPAQAGGLPDGWGKLGACELRLKGPGVTDMLLTCRNVGQMLPETYP, encoded by the coding sequence ATGAACGGAACAGCGGCCCGGTTCGTATGGCTCACCCTGTGGCTCTGGGCGGCTCCCGGCTTCGCCGCGGGCTCCGGGGATGCGTGGTTCGGCCCGGACAAGCCCAAGCACTTCGTGGCCACCCTGGGGCTCGCGGGGGTGGGGTACGGGGCCGGGGCCCTGCTCTTCGAGTCCCCTCGCGCGCGGTGGCTCTCCGGGGCGGGGCTCGGGCTGGGGGTGGGGCTGGGCAAGGAAGTCTATGACGCGGGCCGGGGCGGCCGGTTCTCTTCCAAGGACCTGGTGTGGGATGCGGTAGGCACCGCCACCGGGCTGGGGCTGTCGTGGCTCATCGACGGCTTGCTCAGCCGCCGGCAGTCCTCGGTGCCGGCCCAGGCCGGGGGGCTTCCTGATGGATGGGGGAAGCTGGGAGCATGCGAGCTCCGGCTGAAGGGCCCCGGGGTGACGGACATGTTGTTAACCTGCCGCAACGTAGGACAGATGCTCCCGGAGACGTACCCATGA
- a CDS encoding acyltransferase family protein yields MRPLRPPLLLLPPRHPALDGARGLAVMAMVMGHTLDALLAPVTRGHPWVQRYWEFRGITAPLFLLVSGWAVVAALDARRPDAAKATYGRRVQRALLLLFLGYLLHWPGWDTVRAQGWGDSLLSHVFAFDALQCIGLSLLVGATLLAVFSGAGSRAVALAVMAVGVPLASTAAWQASPHLPAVLQQAVGGATSHFPLFPWAGYFFAGALASSCLRLLRSGWPQGLALTVLGLGLMGLTHLFTADWSPTSAWLVALRVGEGFLVLAAMNFAPLWLSASLAPLGRVSLWVYVIHLPVVYGWAGTPGLAQRVGPTLGLGLALLAGVGLLAASFLMARLGQWLRGLTLPWRVGSTTLGVGQGVQRV; encoded by the coding sequence TTGCGTCCCCTTCGTCCGCCCCTTCTTCTGCTGCCCCCTCGCCACCCGGCCCTGGACGGTGCCCGGGGCCTCGCCGTGATGGCGATGGTGATGGGACATACGTTGGATGCGCTCCTGGCGCCCGTGACCCGTGGCCACCCCTGGGTCCAACGGTACTGGGAGTTTCGCGGCATCACCGCCCCGCTCTTCTTGCTGGTGAGCGGCTGGGCCGTCGTGGCCGCGCTCGACGCGCGCCGCCCGGATGCCGCGAAGGCCACCTATGGCCGCCGGGTCCAGCGGGCACTGCTGCTACTCTTCCTCGGGTACCTGCTGCACTGGCCCGGCTGGGACACGGTGCGCGCCCAGGGCTGGGGGGACTCGCTGCTGTCCCACGTCTTCGCCTTCGATGCGCTCCAGTGCATCGGCCTCAGCCTCCTCGTGGGGGCCACCCTGCTCGCCGTCTTCTCCGGTGCGGGAAGCCGGGCCGTGGCCCTGGCGGTGATGGCGGTGGGCGTGCCCCTGGCCAGCACGGCGGCCTGGCAAGCCAGCCCCCACTTGCCCGCCGTGCTGCAACAGGCCGTGGGGGGCGCCACCAGCCACTTCCCGCTCTTCCCCTGGGCAGGCTACTTCTTCGCCGGGGCCCTGGCGTCCTCCTGCCTGCGCCTGCTGCGCTCGGGCTGGCCCCAGGGGCTCGCGCTGACGGTGCTGGGGCTGGGCCTCATGGGGCTCACCCACCTGTTCACCGCGGACTGGAGCCCCACGAGCGCGTGGCTCGTCGCCCTGCGCGTGGGCGAGGGCTTCCTCGTGCTCGCGGCGATGAACTTCGCGCCCCTGTGGCTCTCGGCGTCCCTGGCGCCCCTGGGCCGCGTGTCCCTGTGGGTCTACGTGATTCACCTGCCCGTGGTGTACGGCTGGGCAGGCACCCCGGGGCTCGCCCAGCGGGTGGGCCCCACGCTGGGGCTGGGGCTGGCCCTGCTCGCGGGCGTGGGGCTTCTGGCGGCCAGCTTCCTGATGGCCCGGCTCGGCCAGTGGCTGCGCGGCCTCACCCTCCCCTGGCGCGTGGGCTCGACGACGCTGGGCGTAGGGCAGGGCGTGCAGCGCGTCTAA
- a CDS encoding S8 family serine peptidase, translating into MSQRRAIPWLVLLTLAACGQPPEDAVPDVPSLLSTQGKFLRSSRAVPGEYIVVLAEPEAREGMNVSATADALAREHGGSLRKTFHHALKGFSARLTEAQARALAANPRVKYVEENGFVSLSATQTGATWGLDRLDQRALPLDSQYTYNATGVGVHVYIVDTGILRTHQEFAQRIGDGVDEATPGGTAADCNGHGTHVAGTVGGTTYGVAKGVTLHPVRVLDCNGEGTYEGVIAGVEWVTANHQSPAVANMSLGGGVSQALDDAVTQSIHSGVTYAVAAGNETANACTTSPARAPAAVTVGSVDSRDYRSYFSNFGTCVDIFAPGEGITSAWNTGASAINVLSGTSMATPHVAGAAALYLERHPSALPQQVRDALVNNGTSGGVGNPGTGSPNVLLYTGFIPPPGGVEDSVAPSAGVTSPADNATLTGTVTLSANASDNVGVTRVEFLVDGLAVGSDTTAPYSLSWNTATVANGGHVLVARAFDAAGNAGTSAPVNLTLHNPGFAAYDTVLKAPKCAVVGPFCDTGTLVQGRGPAGPELNAPNTIRSSCADGTGGSYQSDESLEGLRISTQDGSALAPGKTVTITARVWAYASIFSADSLDLYFAADANTPAWTFLTTLKPTASGAQTLTATYTLPTGSLQAIRGVFRYFGGTAVCSTGSYDDTDDLVFAVQGSGGGGGDATPPVTSLTAPSAGSQLSGTVKLSATASDNVGVSKVEFYAGSTLLGTDTTAPYELSWDTRGVANGGYALTSRASDAGGNEGRSAAVQISVNNASGGCTSTTQLLLNPGFEGGAVNWTASSGVIAKAASTARTGSWRALLGGQGAGGTHTLSQQIAIPAGACAASLQFWLKVSTEEFVTGPAWDTLSVQIQSSAGPVLATLATYSNLDGGASYVQRTLDLSPYKGQTVRVSFESNEDFSNPTGFLVDDVSAVVTR; encoded by the coding sequence ATGTCTCAGCGTCGAGCCATCCCATGGCTTGTCCTTCTGACGTTGGCCGCCTGCGGGCAGCCACCGGAAGACGCGGTACCGGATGTCCCCTCTCTCCTCTCCACGCAGGGCAAGTTCCTCCGCTCCAGCCGCGCGGTTCCCGGCGAATACATCGTCGTGCTCGCCGAGCCTGAGGCGCGCGAGGGGATGAACGTCTCCGCCACGGCGGATGCGCTCGCGCGGGAGCACGGTGGCAGTCTTCGCAAGACGTTCCACCATGCGCTGAAGGGCTTCTCGGCCCGGCTGACGGAGGCCCAGGCGCGGGCCCTCGCCGCGAATCCTCGCGTGAAATATGTCGAGGAAAACGGCTTTGTCTCATTGAGTGCGACGCAGACAGGGGCCACCTGGGGGCTCGACCGCCTGGACCAGCGCGCCCTGCCGCTCGACTCCCAATACACCTACAACGCCACTGGAGTAGGTGTGCATGTGTACATTGTCGACACGGGCATCCTCCGGACGCACCAGGAGTTCGCCCAGCGCATCGGCGACGGCGTGGATGAAGCGACGCCGGGGGGAACGGCCGCCGACTGCAACGGCCACGGCACGCACGTGGCCGGCACCGTGGGCGGCACCACCTATGGCGTGGCCAAGGGCGTGACGCTGCACCCGGTGCGCGTGCTCGACTGCAACGGCGAGGGCACTTACGAGGGCGTCATCGCGGGCGTGGAGTGGGTGACGGCGAACCACCAGTCCCCGGCGGTGGCCAACATGAGCCTGGGGGGCGGCGTGAGCCAGGCGCTGGATGACGCGGTCACCCAGTCCATTCACTCCGGGGTGACGTATGCCGTCGCCGCGGGCAACGAGACCGCGAATGCCTGCACCACCTCGCCGGCCCGCGCCCCCGCGGCCGTGACGGTGGGCTCTGTGGATTCCCGGGACTATCGCTCCTACTTCTCCAACTTCGGCACGTGCGTGGACATCTTCGCGCCGGGCGAGGGCATCACCTCCGCGTGGAACACCGGCGCCTCGGCCATCAACGTCCTCAGTGGCACCTCCATGGCCACCCCGCACGTGGCGGGCGCGGCGGCCCTGTACCTGGAGCGCCACCCGTCCGCGCTGCCGCAGCAGGTGCGCGACGCGCTCGTCAACAACGGGACCAGTGGCGGGGTGGGCAATCCGGGCACGGGCTCGCCCAATGTCCTGCTGTACACCGGCTTCATTCCGCCCCCAGGCGGCGTGGAGGACTCCGTGGCGCCCTCCGCCGGGGTGACGTCCCCCGCGGACAACGCCACCCTCACGGGCACGGTGACGCTCTCGGCGAACGCGTCGGACAACGTGGGCGTGACCCGGGTCGAGTTCCTGGTGGACGGGCTCGCCGTGGGCAGTGACACCACCGCGCCGTACTCGCTCTCATGGAACACCGCCACCGTGGCCAACGGGGGCCATGTGCTCGTGGCCCGGGCCTTCGATGCCGCGGGGAACGCCGGCACGAGCGCCCCGGTGAACCTCACCCTCCACAACCCGGGCTTCGCTGCGTACGACACGGTGCTCAAGGCGCCCAAGTGCGCGGTGGTGGGCCCGTTCTGCGACACGGGCACGCTGGTGCAGGGCCGTGGCCCCGCGGGCCCCGAGCTGAATGCGCCCAATACGATTCGCAGCTCCTGCGCCGACGGCACCGGGGGCTCCTACCAGAGCGACGAGTCCCTGGAGGGGCTGCGGATCTCCACCCAAGATGGCTCGGCGCTGGCGCCGGGCAAGACGGTGACGATCACCGCCCGGGTCTGGGCCTACGCGAGCATCTTCAGCGCGGACTCGCTGGACCTGTACTTCGCCGCGGACGCCAACACCCCCGCGTGGACCTTCCTCACGACGCTGAAGCCCACGGCCAGCGGGGCGCAGACCCTGACCGCCACGTACACGCTGCCCACGGGCAGCCTCCAGGCCATCCGCGGGGTGTTCCGGTACTTCGGAGGCACGGCGGTCTGCTCCACGGGCAGCTACGATGACACCGATGATCTTGTCTTCGCGGTCCAGGGCAGCGGCGGGGGCGGAGGCGATGCCACGCCGCCCGTGACGTCCCTGACGGCACCGTCCGCGGGCTCCCAGCTCAGCGGAACGGTGAAGCTCAGCGCCACGGCCTCCGACAACGTGGGCGTCTCCAAGGTCGAGTTCTACGCTGGAAGCACGCTGCTGGGCACGGACACCACCGCGCCCTATGAGCTCTCCTGGGACACCCGGGGCGTGGCCAATGGCGGCTACGCGCTGACCAGCCGGGCCTCTGACGCCGGGGGGAACGAGGGCCGCTCGGCCGCGGTGCAGATCAGCGTGAACAACGCCTCGGGGGGATGCACCAGCACCACGCAGCTGCTGCTCAACCCGGGCTTCGAGGGCGGCGCCGTGAACTGGACCGCCTCCAGCGGGGTGATCGCCAAGGCGGCCAGCACGGCGCGCACGGGAAGCTGGCGGGCGCTGCTGGGCGGCCAGGGCGCGGGCGGCACGCACACGCTGTCACAGCAGATCGCCATCCCCGCGGGAGCGTGCGCCGCTTCGCTCCAGTTCTGGCTGAAGGTCTCCACGGAGGAGTTCGTCACAGGGCCCGCCTGGGACACACTGTCCGTACAGATCCAGAGCAGCGCGGGGCCTGTGCTCGCGACGCTGGCCACCTACAGCAATCTGGATGGCGGTGCGAGCTACGTGCAGCGGACCCTGGATCTCTCCCCCTACAAGGGACAGACCGTCCGGGTGTCCTTCGAGTCGAACGAGGATTTCTCCAACCCGACCGGCTTCCTGGTGGATGACGTCTCGGCGGTGGTAACTCGCTAG